A stretch of Desulfuromonadales bacterium DNA encodes these proteins:
- a CDS encoding ferredoxin, producing MPRIPVVDQEACIGCEACVHICPEVFRMEEPGDDGHHHEHKSVVYNPFGAPESKIEQAMDSCPVACITWED from the coding sequence ATGCCCCGCATCCCCGTCGTCGACCAGGAAGCTTGCATCGGTTGTGAAGCCTGTGTTCATATTTGCCCGGAAGTCTTTCGCATGGAAGAGCCCGGCGACGATGGCCACCATCACGAGCACAAATCGGTGGTCTACAACCCCTTCGGCGCGCCGGAGTCCAAAATCGAACAGGCCATGGACAGCTGCCCGGTGGCCTGTATTACATGGGAAGACTGA